The proteins below are encoded in one region of Candidatus Polarisedimenticolia bacterium:
- a CDS encoding YciI family protein, translating into MYAIAIVRYRRSIEEVLKHLEAHRAYLRELKKQGRLLASGPLDPRNGGALLLRVPDDEVAKHLDRIRDEDPFIRAGVAQYEIWPWAPNIGKEELDRL; encoded by the coding sequence ATGTATGCCATCGCGATCGTCCGTTATCGCAGGTCGATCGAGGAGGTTCTGAAACACCTCGAGGCGCACCGGGCGTACCTCAGGGAGCTGAAGAAGCAGGGCCGGCTTCTGGCCTCGGGGCCCCTCGATCCTCGAAACGGCGGAGCCCTGCTGCTGCGCGTGCCGGACGACGAGGTGGCGAAGCATCTCGACCGCATCCGGGACGAGGATCCCTTCATCCGGGCCGGCGTGGCGCAGTACGAGATCTGGCCCTGGGCCCCCAACATCGGAAAAGAAGAGCTAGATCGGCTGTGA
- a CDS encoding amino acid permease: MSEPVTSHQFKAKAGLLSVMALIYASGCGGPYGTEDYIAQTGPGLMILLLFVTPWLWGVPMALATAELATMRPVEGGYYRWVREIFGEFWGFQVGGWTIIASLLDNALYPVLFGKALLYWFPDLPFWQQGLASVGFVLLLTFVNYRGIQIVGATSVFLTLFLIAPLFWIVGAGFLNARFNPLVPFRAPGIDGLEGFGSGMALVMWLYSGMSEISTAAEEVKRPARTIPLALLLVVPIIIMSYTLPVIAGLVSIGDWQGWNSGQFAVIGELLGGKTLGTWAFLGSVAGYMVIFLAYMVWYSRLTWAMAEDGSLPRILTRLHPRYGTPYATILGYAALYSLLVWVPFERLLVVDMWVTGAYCTTILALLVRLRSRRVERPEGFRVPGGKLGAWLVVLLPATTWGVVLFSTAHGDWIPGTVALLAPALIYAVMKRLRRSQPI; this comes from the coding sequence TTGAGCGAGCCGGTCACCAGCCACCAGTTCAAGGCCAAGGCCGGGCTCCTTTCGGTCATGGCCCTGATCTACGCCTCGGGCTGCGGCGGCCCGTACGGAACGGAGGACTACATCGCCCAGACCGGTCCGGGCCTCATGATCCTCCTCCTGTTCGTGACTCCCTGGCTCTGGGGGGTGCCGATGGCCCTGGCGACCGCGGAGCTGGCCACGATGCGTCCGGTCGAAGGCGGGTACTACCGCTGGGTGCGGGAGATCTTCGGGGAGTTCTGGGGCTTCCAGGTCGGCGGCTGGACGATCATCGCGTCTCTGCTCGACAACGCCCTGTACCCCGTCCTGTTCGGCAAGGCGCTCCTCTACTGGTTCCCGGACCTGCCGTTCTGGCAGCAGGGGCTCGCGTCGGTCGGGTTCGTGCTCCTCCTCACCTTTGTGAATTACCGCGGTATCCAGATCGTCGGGGCGACGTCCGTGTTCCTCACCCTGTTCCTGATCGCACCCCTCTTCTGGATCGTGGGGGCCGGTTTCCTGAACGCCCGCTTCAATCCGCTCGTGCCGTTCCGCGCCCCGGGCATCGACGGTCTCGAAGGCTTCGGATCCGGCATGGCGCTGGTCATGTGGCTCTACTCGGGCATGAGCGAGATCAGCACCGCCGCCGAAGAGGTGAAACGCCCCGCGCGCACCATCCCCCTGGCGCTCCTGCTCGTCGTCCCGATCATCATCATGAGCTACACGCTCCCCGTGATCGCCGGGCTGGTGTCGATCGGCGACTGGCAGGGCTGGAACTCGGGGCAGTTCGCGGTCATCGGCGAGCTCCTCGGAGGAAAAACGCTCGGGACCTGGGCCTTCCTCGGGAGCGTCGCCGGCTACATGGTGATCTTTCTGGCCTACATGGTCTGGTACTCGCGCCTGACCTGGGCGATGGCCGAGGACGGTTCCCTTCCCCGTATCCTGACGCGCCTGCACCCGCGCTACGGAACACCGTACGCGACCATCCTCGGCTACGCCGCGCTCTATTCCCTCCTTGTCTGGGTTCCCTTCGAGCGGCTGCTGGTGGTGGACATGTGGGTCACCGGGGCCTATTGCACGACGATCCTGGCGCTCCTGGTGCGGCTGCGCTCCCGCCGCGTCGAGCGGCCGGAAGGCTTCCGGGTGCCGGGGGGGAAGCTGGGGGCCTGGCTGGTGGTCCTCCTGCCGGCGACGACCTGGGGCGTCGTCCTCTTCTCCACCGCCCACGGCGACTGGATACCGGGGACCGTCGCCCTCCTGGCGCCGGCCCTGATCTACGCCGTCATGAAGCGGCTGCGCCGCTCACAGCCGATCTAG
- a CDS encoding TraR/DksA family transcriptional regulator: MDDDEKPPGRFDELLRLLTARRQETEARYKQALAQQLSGSAAGDSEGVHGWKASREGGADLEVLQTLDRTLKQIDTALARLHAGQYGLCSSCSGTIPLARLSAVPFATLCVPCQTRRERVPR, encoded by the coding sequence ATGGATGACGACGAGAAGCCCCCGGGCCGATTCGACGAGCTGCTGCGACTCCTGACCGCGCGACGGCAGGAGACCGAGGCCCGCTACAAACAGGCCCTGGCGCAGCAGCTCAGCGGATCGGCGGCGGGTGACAGCGAGGGCGTGCATGGCTGGAAGGCCAGCCGCGAAGGGGGGGCCGATCTCGAGGTCCTGCAGACCCTCGATCGCACCCTCAAGCAGATCGACACGGCGCTCGCGCGACTCCATGCCGGCCAGTACGGCCTGTGCTCCTCCTGCTCCGGGACGATTCCCCTGGCGCGCCTGAGCGCCGTCCCGTTCGCCACCCTGTGCGTCCCCTGCCAGACGCGGCGCGAGCGGGTCCCCCGTTGA
- a CDS encoding EamA family transporter, producing MAIWLVPTLVSLFLYGIGQGLVKKYISEVPPARFCLYFVAARAVLNLTYFSLFQKTALLPSLGSAFARTCVLSYIIDGTAWILYFLAIVHGPIAIVGTLSAAYPALTILFARLFLNEQLTSLQYAGLTLVLGGCLGLSYAPAGPGARPTSRRWIPLSFFALILWGCGGTLLKAAYGLPGADEANALVFALAGGLATLGLYGLVRGRQGAADPREWTRSALPMLMLAGGDVGFIVATRFGPVSLTTPLSGAYPVVTVVFARFALRERIGFWQGVSIAAILVGMVLTPGVG from the coding sequence ATGGCCATCTGGCTGGTACCGACACTGGTGAGCCTGTTTCTCTACGGGATCGGCCAGGGTCTGGTCAAGAAATATATCTCAGAAGTGCCGCCCGCCCGCTTCTGTCTTTACTTCGTGGCGGCGCGGGCGGTGCTGAACCTGACCTACTTTTCCCTGTTTCAGAAGACGGCACTGCTCCCGTCCCTGGGCTCGGCCTTCGCCCGCACCTGCGTCCTGTCCTACATCATCGACGGAACGGCCTGGATCCTGTACTTCCTGGCAATCGTGCACGGGCCGATCGCCATCGTCGGCACGCTGAGCGCCGCCTATCCCGCCCTGACGATCCTGTTCGCGCGGTTGTTCCTGAACGAGCAGCTCACCTCCCTGCAGTACGCCGGCCTGACCCTCGTGCTGGGAGGTTGCCTCGGCCTGTCCTACGCTCCGGCGGGCCCGGGGGCGCGGCCCACCAGCCGGCGCTGGATTCCGCTGTCGTTCTTCGCGCTGATCCTGTGGGGATGCGGCGGCACGCTGCTGAAGGCGGCCTACGGTCTGCCGGGAGCCGACGAGGCGAACGCCCTGGTGTTCGCCCTCGCGGGGGGGCTGGCGACGCTCGGCCTGTACGGCCTGGTGCGCGGCAGGCAGGGGGCCGCCGATCCCCGCGAGTGGACGCGATCGGCGCTCCCGATGCTGATGCTGGCCGGGGGGGACGTCGGGTTCATCGTGGCGACGCGTTTCGGTCCGGTCTCCCTGACGACGCCATTGAGCGGTGCCTACCCGGTGGTCACGGTCGTATTCGCGCGGTTCGCGCTCCGGGAGCGCATCGGATTCTGGCAGGGGGTGAGCATCGCCGCCATCCTGGTCGGCATGGTCCTGACTCCCGGGGTCGGGTGA